A window of Roseobacter fucihabitans genomic DNA:
AGATCGGCCAGCTTCGTGTAAATCGCCTCGCTGGTCTGTGTCTGGGCTTCGGCATTTGACACCACCTGTCGCAATGTCTCCAGAAGCTCCGCGGCATCCGTCGTATCATCAACCTTCTTTAGCTTTTCGTCCAGAGCGGCAATCGAATGGCGCACCGCATCAAACCACTCATTTGACAGCCGTGGCTCCCGCTTTGCACTCAGCATTGCGTTTCGTTCTAACTGGCGCACGCCGGTCACGACATCATCCACGGTCTCACGCAAATTGCCCTGCACCGCAATAATATCGTCATTCGCCACCACCACCTTACTCAATACCGTGTCGAGTTCCGAAACGATCCCGGTGATGCGGTCCAGAAACAGATTGAGGTCACGCGCCAGGACGCCAAATTCATCTGAGGTATGGATTTCGGCGCGGTGATCCAGCCGCCCGTAAGCCCGCGCAAGATTGCTCACCACGGATCGCAATTCCAAAAGCGGCTCCATCCGTGCGCGCAAGATGAGGAAGAGCAGCAAGGAATGGAGCAGGATTTTACCCGTCGCAAGAATCCCCGACAGCTGCACATCCTTGAACCAGATTGCAAAATCCCGATAGAGATAATTGCGCACGATCACTGTGCCAAGCACCTCCCCGACCGATGCCTGATAGTGACAGGCCAAACAGAAATCTTCGGCAACGATGTCGATCTGGTGCGTCTTAAAGCGCCCCTCCGGCCAGTTATCCGCCGGGATACCGCGCGGTGTGAAATCGAACCCCTCCTCAATGGAGCGCACCGTGACGGGCGCGGGTTCGATGGCAATCGCATAGCCCAGATTAGACCAGTTTTCTTCGAGGATCGGGTACATGGTACGGGCGGCAACCGGTCCCCCTTCGTTACGCATGATGGATATGACGTTGTCAGCGAGGTCTTCCGCGACCGCCTCGGCTTCTTCGGCACCGTTGAAATGGTAATTGTAGTAAACCAGCCCAGCTTTCAGTGAAAATTCCACAGCCGTGACGATGACGAGAACGACAAAGAAGTCCCTGATCATGTGAACCAAGAAAGATTTGTCAAATCGACCAATTGACGGGCTGTTTTGATCAATCATGGGGGCACCTTATCTTGGACAAGACGTAACTTAGCGTTGTACGCGATATTTTAAAGTGCGGCGTAAGTCGTTCTATGGATCCCGTCTACGCCGGCATACACGCAGCTGGTTTTGTTTTGGGCTGAAATGACAGAGCCGCAACCCGCGCGACATCGCCCATCGTTCTTTGTGTTCACCTGTTCACACGATGTGGGGTCGGCAGAATGCAGAAATCACCGCTTCAGAGCGCAGGACGCTATAGTCGCTACAGATCTGAATAGATTGCTAATGCAATGTGGATTCTGAAGCCCAAGACTGCCGGAATTCGATCACACAGGCAGTTCATCGCAAGCATTGCTTCAGCCTTTGGGGCTCCAGGGTATCAGCTGGCCGATATCCTTTTGTTCAGGACCCTTGACGGTGGCTGTTAAAACGCGGGGTAGGTGGGTATGCGGCTCGATTTGGTTCAGTTTGCACGTTTCACTGAGCGACGCGATCATCGCTCGGTTCTGGGCAGCGGCATCGTGACCGGCGCAGGGCACGTTTTTCCGTTGCAAGTAGATCGGGTGGGTCACAGCGCAGCCGCGATCTCGTTGACCCTGTGCGCATCCCGTCGGATCGTTACGTTGCTTTCAACATGCCAGGACGGCGGGCAACGCTCTTGACTCTCGCCCCGTCAATCAGCGTCTCAGTCACAATCCGAGCTTTAGGCCATCAGGTGAACATCGTTGCCATTTTTGTCCGCACTGACCATAAAACTCCCCAATTCCATGAGGAACATACTCTCTGTATACACGCCGCACCAAAAGGGGAGCTAAGCAGCGCTGACGATAAACGTAACACGCGCAGCATCGGATTTTTCCATTGGTGCATTTCAGGAACCATGTCCCGGTGCGGGACGAATTGCAGTTTGCAAACCAGGCGAATAT
This region includes:
- a CDS encoding methyl-accepting chemotaxis protein gives rise to the protein MIDQNSPSIGRFDKSFLVHMIRDFFVVLVIVTAVEFSLKAGLVYYNYHFNGAEEAEAVAEDLADNVISIMRNEGGPVAARTMYPILEENWSNLGYAIAIEPAPVTVRSIEEGFDFTPRGIPADNWPEGRFKTHQIDIVAEDFCLACHYQASVGEVLGTVIVRNYLYRDFAIWFKDVQLSGILATGKILLHSLLLFLILRARMEPLLELRSVVSNLARAYGRLDHRAEIHTSDEFGVLARDLNLFLDRITGIVSELDTVLSKVVVANDDIIAVQGNLRETVDDVVTGVRQLERNAMLSAKREPRLSNEWFDAVRHSIAALDEKLKKVDDTTDAAELLETLRQVVSNAEAQTQTSEAIYTKLADLGDQSETLKASTLEMTRLEERLKGIIETCGTLVRRLKPGDAKK
- a CDS encoding transposase domain-containing protein; amino-acid sequence: MIASLSETCKLNQIEPHTHLPRVLTATVKGPEQKDIGQLIPWSPKG